The Candidatus Dormiibacterota bacterium sequence AAGCCCTCGCGCCCTCGACGTTCGGACGCGCGTTCTACGATCACTACAACCTCAACCACTACGCCTTTCCCGGCGAAGCGCACGCGCTTAGCGCGGACTTCGCCCTCCCGCACGATTCGGCTCACCTGCTCAGCGGATACAGTACGTCCTTTCAAGGGGAGATACTCGTCTCCACGTTTACGGCGGCGATGCATCGGGCCGAGGGCATGGGCGGCCACATCCTCCCCGTCATCTATAGCTGGCACTTGGGCATCCAATTCAATCCGGTGGCGGTCGCGCGCAAGGGCTGGCTGGACCCGCAGAAATTCTGGCGCGCGTGGGAGCGCGGACGCAGCATGCGCATGGATACGTTCGGCCCCGCGTTCGACTTTTGGGCATCGCTCGAGGTTCCGTTGCAAGAACTGCGCGATGGGTACGGCGTCCCCGAGCTACTCGTCACCGACGCCGCTGCGGGAACGCCGCTACCGGTCCGCGGTTGGCCCGCCCCGTAGCCGGCACATCGAACGTGAAGGTTGGTTTAAGCTCCTTTAAGCATCCACAATCCGCGCATCATCCAACGTTCATCTTTCGCGCGTAAAGTCGGAGCATGAAGCATTCTCGAAGGGCGCCGCTGGCGTTCCCCGCCGTCGCTGCGGTAGTGCTGACCTGCGCCGTCGCAGGCCTGACGCTCGCGGCGCGATCCGAGCACGCATCCGCGGTCGCCACAACGTCGAAACCCACGATGCTGCTCGATCTGCGCAAGCGCGTGCGGTACGTGTTCGTCATCTACCAAGAAAACCACTCATTCGACAACTATTTCGGCACGTATCCGGGAGCGGAGAATCTCTCGACGGCGCTGGCAAAGGCGCACGGCCGCCGACAGTACGATCCGATTGGAAAGCGCTGGATCGCACCCTTTCGGATCGCCGATCCGGATATCGCGGGTCCGTCGCAAGCGCGCGCCGTGGTCTATCGCAAGTTCGACCACGGAAAAATGGATGATTTCGTCGCGGAGCAGGAGCGCGTCTCGTTAGCGAAGGGTTACGATGCAGCCGACGCGCAACGTATCGGCGAGCTCACCATGGCCCACTACGACTGCGATACGATTCCGTACCTTTGGAAGTACGCGCATGCATTCGCGCTCTTCGACCACATCTTCCAAGGCATGACGGGTCCGTCGACTCCGGGGAATATCGAAGCGATCGCCGGGCAAGCCGGTCAGACGCAATGGGCGCGCAACCCTGGCCAAGCGGCGGCCGCAAACGACAAAGGACGCGGCGTTCCCATCGTCAACGATTTAAACCCCGCCTATCCGCCCTACGCTGCCGACGACAGGGACGCCGTGAACCAAATCCCCCAACGTTACGCCACGATCATGCTCGATCTCGGGGGAAGCGCCGACCGTCTAGCGAGGAGCGATACGGACGGGGTACGCCGCGATCTCCAAGCGGTCGCGGCAAGCGGGCGTAAGGCGATCCCGTGGGGCTGGTACCAAGAAGGCTACGTCTCTCCTACCAGCGCGCGCGAAGGTTTCGAAGCGCATCACGATGCGCCGCAGTATTTTGCGTATCTTCGCAACAACCCGGTATTTTGGAAGAACGTGCATCCCGTGCAAGCGATGCTCGGCGCGCTCGCAAAGGGGAGGCTTCCGGATCGCGGGGTTTTCTATATCAAGGGTGGATCTCGCAACGAGTTCGGTTGGAAACCTGCGAACCGCAATCCAAAGGTGCAAGCGGCGTATCGCGGCGACGACGATCATCCGGGCGCTGGAGACAGCGATCATCAAGTAGGCGAAGCGTTCGTCGCAACCTTCGTTAATGCGATCGCACACAGTCGATACTGGAAAGATTCGGCGATCGTCATTACGTGGGAC is a genomic window containing:
- a CDS encoding alkaline phosphatase family protein; the protein is MKHSRRAPLAFPAVAAVVLTCAVAGLTLAARSEHASAVATTSKPTMLLDLRKRVRYVFVIYQENHSFDNYFGTYPGAENLSTALAKAHGRRQYDPIGKRWIAPFRIADPDIAGPSQARAVVYRKFDHGKMDDFVAEQERVSLAKGYDAADAQRIGELTMAHYDCDTIPYLWKYAHAFALFDHIFQGMTGPSTPGNIEAIAGQAGQTQWARNPGQAAAANDKGRGVPIVNDLNPAYPPYAADDRDAVNQIPQRYATIMLDLGGSADRLARSDTDGVRRDLQAVAASGRKAIPWGWYQEGYVSPTSAREGFEAHHDAPQYFAYLRNNPVFWKNVHPVQAMLGALAKGRLPDRGVFYIKGGSRNEFGWKPANRNPKVQAAYRGDDDHPGAGDSDHQVGEAFVATFVNAIAHSRYWKDSAIVITWDDAGGFYDHVPPPHFERCADGKPCGDGQRLPFILISPYARSGAVVHDRGDTASIVKFVETVFHLPAMAELPDERGSMPEGPRDANPAITNLLGAFDPQRLSGALAPIPAIAAEIPGAVVNAFPPKMSCASLGIVPVTLAHDRSPSGFAPRPLDPRRTIH